The Stigmatopora argus isolate UIUO_Sarg chromosome 16, RoL_Sarg_1.0, whole genome shotgun sequence genome has a window encoding:
- the orai1b gene encoding calcium release-activated calcium channel protein 1 gives MRNMSINEHSLQALSWRKLYLSRAKLKASSRTSALLSGFAMVAMVEVQLDNSYPYPPALLIAFSACTTILVAVHLFALMVSTCILPNIEAVSNVHNINSVSESPHERMHRHIELAWAFSTVIGTLLFLAEVVLLCWVKFLPIKPSKSSNGTVSAGVAAAITSTSIMVPFALVFTLFAVHFYRSLVSHKTDRQFQELEELSNLTRLQNQLDNRGEAGDPELSQNHPKVTWNCPKTNRKSPQISRI, from the exons ATGCGCAACATGAGCATCAACGAGCATTCCCTGCAAGCTCTATCCTGGAGGAAGCTCTATCTGAGCCGGGCCAAACTCAAAGCCTCCAGCCGGACTTCGGCTCTGCTCTCCGGATTCGCCATG GTGGCCATGGTGGAGGTCCAGCTGGATAACAGCTACCCGTACCCGCCCGCCCTGCTGATCGCCTTCAGCGCGTGCACCACGATCCTGGTGGCCGTGCACCTTTTCGCCTTGATGGTCAGCACGTGCATCCTGCCCAACATCGAGGCGGTCAGCAACGTGCACAACATCAACTCGGTGAGCGAGTCGCCGCACGAGCGCATGCACCGGCACATCGAGCTGGCCTGGGCGTTCTCCACCGTCATCGGCACGCTCCTCTTCCTGGCCGAGGTGGTCCTCCTCTGCTGGGTCAAGTTCCTGCCCATCAAGCCCAGCAAGTCCAGCAACGGCACGGTGTCGGCGGGGGTGGCCGCCGCCATCACCTCCACGTCCATCATGGTCCCTTTCGCCCTGGTTTTCACCCTCTTTGCCGTGCATTTCTACCGCTCGCTGGTCAGCCACAAGACGGACAGGCAGTTCCAGGAGCTGGAGGAGCTCTCCAACCTCACCAGGCTGCAGAACCAGCTCGACAATCGAGGAGAAGCCG GTGACCCGGAATTGTCTCAAAATCATCCAAAAGTGACCTGGAATTGCccaaaaaccaacagaaagtcacccCAAATCAGTCGGATTTGA
- the wdr41 gene encoding WD repeat-containing protein 41 yields MLRWIFGGRDAQSSVEKSGVLRIGEEQPKNCFTELQVLKGHFDIVRFLVQIDDYRCASAGDDGLVLIWNVETGERERELRGHARQITAVAVFRRRDLRLVTASSDRSVSLWDPDSGDRVQTVLDLRSSVKCLLVLEHLNAWISGGQELGVWSKDFRLECLKEQSGDTGISSLIELPNNCVAAAVDKKIVIYKLTSALSAMEIRSLADHQDHVRALINVNDAVFASGSHAGELILWDALDWGVLAYQHILWEEPESGTNSRIQVGVSRPSEMSVQHLSSNGNLVAVAVGSGVYVFSVATRAAVAYRKHAHESDVLHTALLSDSELVSCSEDGSVRMWEIQELPLAGEPASPGFLGMWTLGRSGKQTCAPSKKTVDAPPVRSLELTGDLIGHSGAVQMFLAFPEKGLLTCSADHQLILWKNGEKQSRLRSLALFRKLEENGGL; encoded by the exons ATGCTTCGGTGGATTTTTGGTGGTCGTGATGCACAAAGCTCCGTGGAG AAAAGCGGGGTGTTGCGCATCGGTGAGGAACAGCCCAAAAACTGCTTCACTGAGCTGCAGGTGCTGAAAGGACATTTTGACATTGTTCGATTTCTGGTGCAGATTGATGACTACAG GTGTGCGTCAGCCGGAGATGACGGCCTGGTGCTCATCTGGAATGTGGAG ACGGGCGAGCGGGAGAGGGAGCTCCGCGGTCACGCCCGGCAAATCACGGCCGTGGCCGTCTTCCGCCGCCGCGACCTCCGCCTGGTCACCGCCTCGTCGGATCGCAGCGTCAGC CTGTGGGATCCCGACAGCGGCGACCGAGTGCAGACCGTTCTGGACCTTCGCTCGTCCGTCAAG TGTCTTCTGGTGCTGGAACATTTGAACGCCTGGATTTCCGGCGGCCAAGAACTGGGCGTGTGGAGCAAAGACTTCCGCCTGGAGTGCCTCAAAGAGCAGAGCGGCGACACGG GGATCAGCTCCTTGATCGAGCTGCCGAACAACTGCGTGGCCGCCGCGGTGGATAAAAAGATTG TTATCTACAAACTGACATCCGCTCTCTCCGCGATGGAAATTCGCAGCCTTGCGGACCACCAAGACCACGTTCGCGCCCTGATCAACGTCAACG ACGCCGTTTTCGCCAGCGGCTCCCACGCCGGCGAGCTGATCCTCTGGGACGCGCTGGACTGGGGGGTGCTGGCCTATCAGCACATTCTGTGGGAGGAGCCAGAGAGCGGCACGAACTCCCGCATCCAAGTGGGCGTGTCCAGACCTAGCGAGATGTCCGTTCAGCACCTCTCCTCTAACGGAAAT CTTGTGGCCGTGGCGGTGGGCAGCGGCGTTTACGTGTTCAGCGTGGCCACCAGAGCGGCGGTGGCGTACAGGAAGCACGCCCACGAATCGGATGTCCTGCACACGGCGCTGCTGTCGGACAG CGAGCTCGTGTCGTGCTCGGAGGACGGCAGCGTCAGGATGTGGGAGATTCAAGAGCTGCCATTGGCCGGAGAACCCGCCTCGCCAG GGTTCTTGGGGATGTGGACCTTGGGACGCTCCGGCAAGCAGACGTGCGCCCCGTCCAAGAAGACGGTGGACGCGCCACCCGTTAGGTCCCTGGAGCTGACGGGCgacctgattggacactcgggCGCGGTCCAG ATGTTTCTGGCCTTCCCAGAGAAGGGCTTGCTCACGTGTTCTGCGGACCACCAACTCATTTTGTGGAAGAACGGCGAGAAGCAATCACGTCTCCGGAGCTTGGCGCTCTTTCGGAAATTGGAGGAGAACGGAGGACTGTGA